A stretch of the Esox lucius isolate fEsoLuc1 chromosome 2, fEsoLuc1.pri, whole genome shotgun sequence genome encodes the following:
- the LOC109616565 gene encoding uncharacterized protein LOC109616565 isoform X2 produces the protein MIIFILILSAVSRKAILQTTALDIFPAKIFRTAGTIMEGSDLELKCSTHGRKDEQKIVHVYLCKNGVAVEKIMNRKDDTIFTLRNIDRQQSGNYSCVFSNILYTLSEVREKGDNSIYIQVIDRILPAVISITGSNSAKQGDVVEFKCTISDPIHTSELVHSYLCMNGTHVQVQVFDVYRMEATFTIKDVKLNDRGNYSCVLDLQPKRNEFTERQLYGSNTAFLQVDVWSYQIPVVMFCVCLLLVFLLIVGIYWLIRKQGVGNLCCRRTPPNDVQLSDERESNISNMEEESCDEFDSLSEEDISYQNVPDLTQTNDMIEDPGQEADDTYQDILDFTRIKHTVEVPCQGFNQGAGFPPPH, from the exons ATGATTATATTCATCCTTATTCTTT CTGCTGTGTCAAGAAAGGCAATACTCCAAACAACAG CCCTGGACATTTTTCCAGCCAAGATCTTTCGGACTGCAGGAACAATAATGGAGGGTAGTGACCTGGAGTTAAAATGTAGTACACATGGACGCAAAGATGAACAAAAAATTGTACATGTTTATTTGTGCAAGAATGGTGTTGCTGTGGAAAAAATCATGAATAGAAAAGATGATACTATTTTCACCCTGAGAAATATCGACAGACAACAGAGTGGTAATTACAGCTGTGTGTTCTCTAATATCTTGTACACACTCTCTGAAGTCCGAGAGAAAGGGGACAATTCCATTTACATCCAGGTGATCG ATCGGATTCTCCCTGCAGTCAtatcaattacaggctcaaactCAGCAAAACAGGGAGATGTTGTGGAGTTTAAGTGTACTATTTCAGACCCCATACATACCAGTGAATTAGTTCACTCTTACCTCTGCATGAATGGAACTCATGTTCAGGTGCAGGTTTTTGATGTTTATAGAATGGAGGCAACTTTTACTATTAAGGATGTTAAACTGAATGACAGAGGGAACTACAGCTGTGTGCTTGACCTGCAACCAAAACGCAATGAATTTACAGAGAGGCAATTATATGGAAGCAATACAGCATTTCTTCAGGTTGATG TGTGGAGTTATCAAATCCCAGTGGTCatgttctgtgtctgtcttctgcTGGTCTTTTTACTGATTGTGGGCATTTACTGGCTGATCAGAAAACAAG GGGTTGGGAATCTGTGTTGTAGAAG AACACCACCAAATGATGTTCAATTATCAGATGAAAGGGAAa gTAACATTTCAAACATGGAGGAAGAATCCTG TGATGAATTTGACAGTTTGTCAG AGGAAGATATCTCATACCAAAATGTTCCG GATTTAACACAGACCAATGATATGATAGAAGATCCAGGACAAG AGGCTGATGACACATACCAAGATATTTTG gattttacCAGGATCAAGCATACAGTTGAAGTTCCATGTCAAG gtttTAATCAAGGGGCAGGCTTCCCTCCCCCACATTAA
- the LOC109616565 gene encoding uncharacterized protein LOC109616565 isoform X1: protein MIIFILILSAVSRKAILQTTALDIFPAKIFRTAGTIMEGSDLELKCSTHGRKDEQKIVHVYLCKNGVAVEKIMNRKDDTIFTLRNIDRQQSGNYSCVFSNILYTLSEVREKGDNSIYIQVIDRILPAVISITGSNSAKQGDVVEFKCTISDPIHTSELVHSYLCMNGTHVQVQVFDVYRMEATFTIKDVKLNDRGNYSCVLDLQPKRNEFTERQLYGSNTAFLQVDVWSYQIPVVMFCVCLLLVFLLIVGIYWLIRKQGQNHVILSVICVLQFGIIIYILLSLLSGVGNLCCRRTPPNDVQLSDERESNISNMEEESCDEFDSLSEEDISYQNVPDLTQTNDMIEDPGQEADDTYQDILDFTRIKHTVEVPCQGFNQGAGFPPPH from the exons ATGATTATATTCATCCTTATTCTTT CTGCTGTGTCAAGAAAGGCAATACTCCAAACAACAG CCCTGGACATTTTTCCAGCCAAGATCTTTCGGACTGCAGGAACAATAATGGAGGGTAGTGACCTGGAGTTAAAATGTAGTACACATGGACGCAAAGATGAACAAAAAATTGTACATGTTTATTTGTGCAAGAATGGTGTTGCTGTGGAAAAAATCATGAATAGAAAAGATGATACTATTTTCACCCTGAGAAATATCGACAGACAACAGAGTGGTAATTACAGCTGTGTGTTCTCTAATATCTTGTACACACTCTCTGAAGTCCGAGAGAAAGGGGACAATTCCATTTACATCCAGGTGATCG ATCGGATTCTCCCTGCAGTCAtatcaattacaggctcaaactCAGCAAAACAGGGAGATGTTGTGGAGTTTAAGTGTACTATTTCAGACCCCATACATACCAGTGAATTAGTTCACTCTTACCTCTGCATGAATGGAACTCATGTTCAGGTGCAGGTTTTTGATGTTTATAGAATGGAGGCAACTTTTACTATTAAGGATGTTAAACTGAATGACAGAGGGAACTACAGCTGTGTGCTTGACCTGCAACCAAAACGCAATGAATTTACAGAGAGGCAATTATATGGAAGCAATACAGCATTTCTTCAGGTTGATG TGTGGAGTTATCAAATCCCAGTGGTCatgttctgtgtctgtcttctgcTGGTCTTTTTACTGATTGTGGGCATTTACTGGCTGATCAGAAAACAAGGTCAGAACCATGTAATTCTGTCCGTAATATGTGTACTACAATTCGGAATTATAATCTATATACTACTTTCTCTTTTGTCAGGGGTTGGGAATCTGTGTTGTAGAAG AACACCACCAAATGATGTTCAATTATCAGATGAAAGGGAAa gTAACATTTCAAACATGGAGGAAGAATCCTG TGATGAATTTGACAGTTTGTCAG AGGAAGATATCTCATACCAAAATGTTCCG GATTTAACACAGACCAATGATATGATAGAAGATCCAGGACAAG AGGCTGATGACACATACCAAGATATTTTG gattttacCAGGATCAAGCATACAGTTGAAGTTCCATGTCAAG gtttTAATCAAGGGGCAGGCTTCCCTCCCCCACATTAA